The Listeria sp. PSOL-1 genome includes a region encoding these proteins:
- a CDS encoding ABC transporter ATP-binding protein: MQNNVVDVKHIKKIYGKKGENQSVALRDISFKMKEGEFIGIMGPSGSGKTTLLNVLSTLDRSTSGEITIAGTDITQMNSNKLADFRAQELGFIFQDFNLLENLTLYENIALPLSLQNVKASKSKERVNTVATQLGIQDILHKFPAEVSGGQKQRTAAARALVHEPAIILGDEPTGALDSKNAISLLEALTELNKTQNVSILMVTHDPQSASYCERILFIQDGELYKEIHRETNRQTFYKQILDVLATFGSTEA; this comes from the coding sequence ATGCAAAATAATGTTGTTGATGTAAAACATATTAAAAAAATCTACGGTAAAAAAGGTGAAAATCAATCCGTTGCCTTAAGAGATATTTCATTTAAAATGAAAGAAGGCGAGTTCATCGGTATTATGGGACCTTCAGGATCTGGAAAAACAACCTTGCTTAATGTTTTATCGACGCTTGATCGCTCAACGTCTGGTGAAATAACTATTGCTGGGACAGATATTACACAAATGAATAGCAATAAGCTTGCTGATTTTCGCGCACAGGAGCTTGGTTTTATTTTTCAAGATTTTAATTTACTAGAAAACCTAACCTTATACGAGAATATCGCTTTACCGCTTTCACTTCAAAATGTTAAAGCATCAAAAAGCAAAGAACGTGTAAATACAGTAGCTACACAACTCGGCATCCAAGATATTCTTCATAAATTCCCAGCAGAAGTATCTGGTGGACAAAAACAAAGAACTGCAGCAGCGCGAGCTTTAGTTCATGAACCCGCTATTATTCTTGGCGATGAGCCAACTGGTGCCTTAGATTCGAAAAATGCGATCAGCTTACTTGAAGCTTTAACAGAACTAAATAAAACGCAAAATGTTTCCATTTTGATGGTAACGCATGACCCTCAAAGTGCTAGTTACTGCGAACGAATTTTATTTATTCAAGATGGTGAACTTTACAAAGAAATCCACCGGGAAACAAACCGCCAAACATTTTACAAACAAATTCTTGATGTGCTCGCTACATTTGGCAGTACAGAAGCGTAA
- a CDS encoding ABC transporter ATP-binding protein has translation MKILLKHLKKYRFLTILSTLFVAIMVVAQLWQPKLLQQVLDAIMKDNMDKIGSIGIMLLSIAVIGLIAGILNTIISAKVAQGVGADIRETSFRKVQTFSFSNIERFSTGNLVVRQTNDVTQVQNLVMMSLQTLMRIPIMFIGSFVLAMVTLPALWWVIVVLVVLVFLIVMITFGAMGKHFAKIQHFLDRVNAIAKENLAGMRVVKSFVQEDNEIKRFSKTSDELTQHTIVVGTLFSVMIPAFMLVSNLAIVVSLYFVGNMVSSDPNVIGAVASFMTYLMQIMMAIIIGGMMMMMASRAMISLRRISEVLNTDPDITYSKEAKEEALEGSVEFRHVSFKYENDDQNALTDISFKVRPGEMIGIVGATGAGKSTLAQLIPRLYDPTEGEILVGGRDLKQINKKSLRETVSLVLQRAILFSGTISENLRHGKRDASEKEMEKATTIAQAKEFIEQQDKIYEAIVSERGSNFSGGQKQRLSISRGVIGNPKILILDDSTSALDARSEKLVKEALNNELDHTTTFIIAQKISSVIHADKILVLDAGKLVGVGNHKELLDMSSIYREIYETQKGKEVEA, from the coding sequence ATGAAGATTTTATTGAAACATTTAAAGAAGTACCGCTTTTTAACGATATTATCGACATTATTTGTTGCAATTATGGTTGTAGCACAGCTTTGGCAACCAAAGCTACTGCAACAAGTACTTGATGCGATAATGAAAGACAATATGGATAAAATCGGTTCAATTGGTATCATGTTACTTAGTATTGCAGTGATCGGATTAATTGCAGGGATTTTAAATACGATTATCTCAGCAAAAGTTGCACAAGGAGTGGGGGCGGACATTCGTGAAACGAGTTTCCGTAAAGTGCAAACATTTTCATTCAGTAATATTGAACGTTTTTCAACAGGCAATTTAGTTGTTAGGCAGACAAATGATGTTACACAAGTACAGAACTTAGTTATGATGTCACTGCAAACGTTAATGCGTATTCCTATCATGTTTATCGGTAGCTTTGTTTTAGCGATGGTGACTCTACCAGCACTTTGGTGGGTTATTGTTGTTTTGGTTGTGCTCGTATTTTTAATCGTTATGATTACTTTTGGCGCAATGGGAAAACATTTTGCCAAGATTCAACATTTTTTGGATCGTGTCAATGCGATTGCTAAAGAAAACCTAGCCGGAATGCGTGTTGTTAAGTCTTTTGTACAAGAAGATAATGAAATCAAACGTTTTTCTAAAACAAGTGATGAATTGACGCAACATACCATTGTTGTTGGTACACTTTTCTCAGTTATGATTCCTGCATTTATGCTCGTGTCTAACTTAGCCATTGTTGTATCTCTTTATTTTGTAGGGAACATGGTAAGTAGTGATCCAAATGTGATTGGTGCGGTAGCTTCTTTTATGACCTACTTAATGCAAATTATGATGGCGATTATCATCGGAGGAATGATGATGATGATGGCTTCACGTGCTATGATTTCTCTTCGTCGTATTAGTGAGGTATTAAATACTGATCCAGATATTACTTATAGCAAAGAGGCTAAAGAAGAAGCGTTGGAAGGTAGCGTTGAATTTCGTCATGTTAGCTTTAAGTATGAAAATGACGATCAAAATGCACTAACGGATATTTCTTTTAAAGTTCGCCCAGGTGAAATGATTGGAATTGTTGGTGCAACCGGTGCTGGAAAATCAACGTTAGCACAGCTTATTCCACGGCTTTACGATCCAACAGAAGGAGAGATCCTAGTTGGGGGGAGAGATTTAAAACAAATTAATAAAAAATCTTTACGCGAAACGGTATCTCTTGTACTACAACGTGCTATTTTATTTTCTGGTACAATTTCTGAAAATTTGCGTCATGGTAAAAGGGATGCTTCAGAAAAAGAGATGGAAAAAGCAACCACAATCGCTCAAGCTAAAGAGTTTATTGAGCAACAAGATAAGATTTATGAAGCGATTGTTTCTGAACGCGGCAGCAACTTTTCTGGTGGTCAAAAACAAAGATTGTCTATTTCAAGAGGAGTTATCGGTAATCCGAAAATCCTCATTCTTGATGATAGTACCAGCGCACTCGATGCTCGCTCAGAAAAATTGGTAAAAGAAGCTTTAAATAATGAGTTAGACCACACAACTACTTTTATTATCGCCCAAAAGATCTCTTCTGTTATTCATGCAGATAAAATCTTAGTACTTGATGCTGGTAAATTAGTAGGTGTTGGGAATCATAAAGAGCTGCTTGATATGAGTAGCATTTACCGCGAAATCTATGAAACACAAAAAGGAAAGGAAGTGGAAGCGTAA